TCCGCGCGAGAAGTATATTCGCTCAAAAGAGCAAGACTTACGCTCCTGCGGCACACGAATTTCGTTGTGGCTAACACTCCCGTCGCGGCGAATGATTAGGGCACAACCCGGCTTTATCTCCTGCACCTTTTCGATGGGAACGTTAAGTACCGTCTGGATTACCGGACGCTCACTGGCCACCACCACAATCTCATCGTCTTGGTAGAAGAACGCCGGACGAATGCCCCACGGATCGCGGGCCACAAAAGCATCGCCATGACCGAATAGCCCGGCAAGGGCATATCCCCCGTCGAAATCTTTAGTTGCGCGCTGAAGCACCTTTTCAATGCTAAGGTTGTTTTGAATGAACTCCGAGATTTGGGCGTTGCTCATTCCCTCATTCTTATACTGGCGGAAGAGGAGTTGGTTTTCGTCGTCGATATAGTGGCCCAGCTTCTCGAGCACTGTTACGGTATCGGAAACGTCGAGTGGATGCTGGCCCAGCTCAATAAGCTTGTTGAAGAGCTCCACCACGTTGGTCATGTTGAAGTTTCCGGCGAGCACCAAGGTGCGTGTTTTCCAGTTATTCTCACGCATTACCGGGTGCACATACTCTATGGAATGGTTACCAAAGGTTCCGTAGCGCAGATGTCCAAGGTAAAGATCGGCTGCAAACGGTATGTTGTGCAGGGCAAAGTTGGGGTCGGCTTGCTTTTCGGGTTCGAGTGAAAAGCGATTAATCCCCGCAGAGATATGATCGAACACCTCCTTTATGGGAGAGGCTGAGTTGGAGCGAATCCTATCGATATAGCGTTTCCCAGGAGGCAAGTTAAGCTTAATACCGGCTACACCGGCGCCATCTTGTCCTCGGTTGTGCTGCTTCTCCATAAGCAGGTAAAGCTTTTGGATTCCATACTGCCAAGTGCCGTATTTCTCCTGATAGTAGCTAAGTGGCTTCAGTAATCGGATGAGGGCTATGCCGCACTCATGCTTAATTTGGTCGCTCATATGGTAGGTCAGTTCTTTTTAGTGGAAGTGAAAACGGATCGCACAAAATATCAGAAGCGCACTCCAGCCGGTAGGTGTTATGGGCCTTACCATAACAACAAACAGTTGTGCGCACGGTATGTTTATTGGTAAAAACGAATGCTCCACCAAAGGAGATGGACGATGGCTGCGTTGGGATGATGTAACTATATAAACAAAGCGATCCGGCTTCTGCAAGGGTGGAGATGACTTCTCCTCGTATTTGATACGATGCCTGCTTAA
The nucleotide sequence above comes from Williamwhitmania taraxaci. Encoded proteins:
- a CDS encoding amidophosphoribosyltransferase, which encodes MSDQIKHECGIALIRLLKPLSYYQEKYGTWQYGIQKLYLLMEKQHNRGQDGAGVAGIKLNLPPGKRYIDRIRSNSASPIKEVFDHISAGINRFSLEPEKQADPNFALHNIPFAADLYLGHLRYGTFGNHSIEYVHPVMRENNWKTRTLVLAGNFNMTNVVELFNKLIELGQHPLDVSDTVTVLEKLGHYIDDENQLLFRQYKNEGMSNAQISEFIQNNLSIEKVLQRATKDFDGGYALAGLFGHGDAFVARDPWGIRPAFFYQDDEIVVVASERPVIQTVLNVPIEKVQEIKPGCALIIRRDGSVSHNEIRVPQERKSCSFERIYFSRGTDSDIYKERKKLGELLTPAILEAVNNELDDTVFSFIPNTAETAFYGMVKGVETHMLNQKKEAIIKAGVTITPEMLDTIIASRPRVEKIAVKDVKLRTFISQDSGRDDLVGHVYDVTYGAVRAGTDNLVVIDDSIVRGTTLKRSILRILDRLQPKKIVVVSSCPQIRYPDCYGIDMSNLGDFAAFRAAIELLKETGRQSIIDSVYQKCKEQQNLPKEEVMNYVKGIYSPFSPTEIAHKIGQMLRPADMKADLQLVFQTIEGLHAACPNDLGDWYFTGNYPTPGGNRVVNTSFINFIEGRKERAY